From Segatella copri, the proteins below share one genomic window:
- a CDS encoding AAA family ATPase produces the protein MIISKIRLNNYRLYQGVNEIEFKAKNGKNIYLISGENGFGKTTFLHSLIWCLYGRLITEVEAEVRKDIVKTGYKEFLKGNFNHDVRGKFEELDANVVAEIKKHGYTTDTEYVREISTYSVTIDFAEVVIPSLPCTSIRIVRSFDYLLESESVDIFIDGIKNELTKEIGPDVFINDFILNKDIARFFFFDSEQIVALAETSTTTERRRLGSAYNEVLGVRKYEDLKRNLENMRLRFRKKSSDAANRNRLMTLLDEKKQLLQTIADNGKLSDKIEAELQNLHKKNEELQLRLMREGNGATIQEIKKIEEVIGLTKKKNEEYKKQLKQFIDYAPFAMAGTLFKDTKVELEKDYLQNKANVNLLSTNSIVSDITSDLLLMVNGISMDADVLLQLQQQIQNILSKYRKEASDEQPLLTMNDEDYEEFMAIYSYVTTTYKIEFEHLADDYKKNKLILERNSRRLSNIQSKEKDELIKEVRKAKNEVEIEIQNKEQEIRQCKESFGVLTQKMATATKQISELSKVVSLDDSSERKDKLAEQLIRELSAFLVSLKQEKKFSLERRIKAILNSLMHKEDFIGKVEVQIEGDDMDISLFSVEGVEIHKDSLSKGEQQLYATSILQALVDESGIQFPVFIDSPLQKFDKSHASKIITEFYPQISKQVILFPLLYKELTAEEYEVMKPLVNSTYLIKNDTIHSYLEEVSIDSFIEEAS, from the coding sequence ATGATCATAAGTAAAATAAGATTAAATAATTATAGGCTTTATCAAGGAGTAAACGAGATAGAGTTTAAAGCGAAGAATGGGAAAAATATTTACCTTATTTCTGGGGAAAATGGATTTGGTAAAACCACGTTTCTTCATTCTCTAATTTGGTGTCTTTATGGTCGTTTGATAACAGAGGTTGAGGCTGAGGTTCGTAAAGATATTGTTAAGACTGGCTATAAGGAATTCTTGAAAGGTAATTTTAATCATGATGTTCGAGGCAAGTTTGAAGAACTTGATGCAAACGTTGTGGCGGAAATAAAAAAGCATGGATATACGACTGATACAGAGTATGTTCGTGAAATTTCAACATATTCTGTTACTATTGATTTTGCAGAGGTCGTAATACCATCTTTGCCATGTACGTCTATTCGTATAGTTCGTTCATTCGATTATTTGCTTGAGTCAGAATCTGTAGATATATTTATAGATGGGATTAAGAATGAGCTTACAAAAGAGATAGGCCCCGATGTCTTTATCAATGATTTTATCTTGAATAAAGACATCGCACGTTTTTTCTTTTTTGATTCTGAGCAAATCGTTGCTTTGGCAGAGACTAGTACGACGACCGAGCGCCGTAGATTGGGATCTGCTTATAATGAGGTGCTTGGCGTTCGCAAGTATGAAGATTTGAAAAGGAATTTAGAGAATATGCGTCTTCGCTTTAGGAAAAAGTCTTCTGATGCGGCGAATAGAAATCGCCTTATGACTTTGTTGGATGAAAAAAAACAGTTGCTGCAGACAATAGCGGATAATGGTAAATTGTCGGATAAGATAGAAGCAGAACTTCAAAATCTTCATAAGAAAAATGAGGAGTTGCAGTTGCGCTTGATGAGAGAGGGAAATGGGGCTACTATTCAAGAAATCAAAAAGATAGAGGAAGTTATCGGACTGACCAAGAAGAAGAATGAAGAATATAAAAAGCAATTGAAGCAATTTATAGATTATGCTCCATTTGCCATGGCAGGAACTTTGTTTAAAGATACAAAGGTTGAGTTGGAGAAAGATTATCTGCAAAATAAGGCTAATGTGAATTTGCTAAGTACCAATTCTATAGTTTCAGATATTACATCAGATTTATTGTTGATGGTTAATGGTATTTCTATGGATGCAGATGTTTTGTTACAGCTCCAGCAGCAAATACAAAACATATTGTCAAAATATAGAAAAGAAGCTAGTGATGAACAGCCGTTGTTGACCATGAACGATGAGGATTATGAGGAGTTTATGGCTATTTATAGCTATGTAACAACAACTTATAAGATTGAGTTCGAACATTTGGCAGATGATTATAAGAAAAACAAGCTGATTCTCGAAAGAAACTCTCGCCGATTGTCCAATATCCAGTCTAAAGAAAAGGATGAGTTGATAAAAGAGGTAAGAAAAGCTAAAAATGAAGTAGAAATCGAAATACAGAATAAAGAGCAAGAAATAAGGCAATGTAAAGAAAGCTTTGGCGTCTTAACTCAAAAGATGGCTACTGCAACAAAGCAAATAAGTGAACTCAGTAAGGTTGTTAGCTTGGATGATAGCTCTGAAAGAAAGGATAAATTGGCAGAACAACTTATAAGAGAATTGTCTGCCTTTTTGGTTTCTTTGAAACAAGAGAAGAAATTTTCTTTGGAAAGACGAATCAAGGCTATTCTGAATAGTTTGATGCATAAGGAAGACTTTATAGGAAAGGTTGAAGTGCAGATAGAGGGCGATGATATGGACATTAGTCTTTTTTCTGTAGAAGGTGTTGAGATTCACAAAGATTCGTTGTCAAAAGGTGAACAGCAGCTTTATGCCACTTCTATATTGCAGGCTTTGGTTGATGAGAGCGGGATACAATTTCCTGTGTTCATAGACAGTCCTTTGCAGAAGTTTGACAAGAGTCATGCTTCAAAAATAATAACGGAATTCTATCCTCAAATATCTAAGCAGGTGATATTGTTCCCATTACTGTACAAGGAACTGACTGCGGAAGAATATGAGGTAATGAAGCCATTGGTTAACTCTACCTATTTGATAAAAAATGATACAATTCATTCTTATTTAGAGGAAGTAAGTATTGATAGTTTTATAGAGGAGGCATCATAA
- a CDS encoding DndE family protein: MFNQIKTSAKNKEVVTVLTRKFGLGAENVIARIAIVYSLQKGTRFLPTDTKDSGGKEYSKSVLFGNMYPMYAALMCKYYQIRMSDKDLPHYFKLHLDDGLEKIMQDVKDNPNLVGYDYLFDKIHLGLEAIC, from the coding sequence ATGTTCAATCAGATAAAAACAAGTGCAAAAAACAAAGAAGTGGTAACTGTATTGACTCGCAAGTTCGGGCTGGGTGCGGAGAATGTTATAGCAAGAATAGCTATTGTATATTCTTTGCAGAAGGGGACACGTTTTCTTCCAACAGATACAAAGGATTCTGGAGGTAAGGAATATTCTAAGAGCGTGTTGTTTGGAAATATGTATCCCATGTATGCCGCTTTGATGTGTAAATATTACCAAATACGTATGTCGGATAAGGACTTGCCACACTATTTCAAACTGCATTTGGATGACGGCTTGGAAAAAATCATGCAGGATGTTAAGGACAATCCTAATCTTGTGGGTTATGATTATTTGTTTGATAAAATTCATCTTGGATTGGAAGCAATATGCTAA
- the dndC gene encoding DNA phosphorothioation system sulfurtransferase DndC: MKAEIKSQRVRNIIDELKDQYLEEDRCVRPWIIGFSGGKDSTVLLTLTWLALTELKDEGIKLKRNIYVVCNDTMVENPVIEEYVVKVLDKIKRAAKEQQLPISVATTTPELEDSFWCCVIGKGYPVPNNSFRFCTEKMKIKPTSKFITDQVAADGEAIVLVGTRLSESQQRERSIKRHEIKGHRLSKHPLNPNTFTYAPIKELMLEEVWWIINTIPSPWGFDNQILFQIYLDASADDYECPTVVTDDSHRSCGQSRFGCWICTVVKEDKSMTSLIKNGIAWMKPLLDFRDSLVNNRNVSEYRCETRRNGQRAVDETGHNMGNYTMEYRIQLLRELLTVQKDTQDHRASIDLITNQELIAIQVIWYRDGNFSTTVNDIYNEVYGYNLPNTSIGLGERLLLEKACQENPAHYKLIQELLALQKSKVLLMRKYGLSTDMEARLTSFIKENENDHK, encoded by the coding sequence ATGAAAGCAGAAATTAAATCACAGAGAGTACGAAATATAATAGATGAACTCAAGGACCAGTATCTTGAGGAAGACAGATGTGTGCGTCCTTGGATAATCGGTTTTTCTGGTGGTAAAGACTCTACCGTTCTGCTTACACTTACATGGCTAGCTTTAACCGAACTTAAAGATGAAGGGATAAAACTAAAGAGAAATATTTATGTCGTTTGCAACGATACGATGGTGGAGAATCCTGTTATCGAAGAGTATGTTGTAAAGGTGTTGGATAAAATAAAGCGTGCTGCCAAAGAACAACAACTTCCAATCTCTGTTGCAACGACAACTCCTGAGCTAGAAGATTCTTTTTGGTGTTGTGTTATAGGCAAAGGTTACCCTGTGCCTAATAATTCTTTCCGTTTTTGCACGGAAAAAATGAAAATAAAACCGACATCAAAGTTCATTACAGACCAAGTCGCTGCAGATGGAGAAGCAATCGTGTTAGTTGGTACTCGTTTATCAGAGAGCCAACAGCGAGAGCGTTCCATCAAACGGCATGAGATAAAAGGACATAGACTTTCAAAGCATCCACTAAATCCAAATACCTTTACATATGCACCAATCAAAGAATTGATGTTGGAAGAAGTGTGGTGGATAATAAACACAATACCATCTCCATGGGGATTTGATAACCAAATTTTGTTTCAAATCTACTTGGATGCTTCGGCAGATGATTATGAATGCCCTACTGTTGTAACAGATGATAGTCATAGAAGTTGTGGACAAAGTCGTTTTGGATGCTGGATTTGTACAGTTGTAAAAGAAGACAAGTCTATGACATCTTTAATCAAAAACGGTATAGCATGGATGAAGCCATTGTTGGATTTTCGTGACAGCTTGGTAAACAATAGAAATGTCTCGGAATATCGTTGTGAAACTCGTAGAAATGGGCAACGTGCGGTGGATGAGACGGGGCACAATATGGGTAACTATACAATGGAGTATAGAATCCAGCTTCTGAGAGAATTGCTTACTGTGCAAAAAGATACGCAAGACCATCGGGCAAGTATTGACTTGATAACAAACCAAGAGTTGATTGCGATTCAAGTTATTTGGTATCGAGATGGAAACTTTTCGACAACTGTAAATGATATATATAATGAGGTGTATGGGTATAACCTTCCAAATACTTCGATAGGATTGGGAGAAAGACTGTTGCTAGAAAAAGCTTGTCAGGAAAATCCTGCTCACTATAAATTGATACAGGAGTTGTTGGCATTGCAAAAAAGTAAAGTATTGCTAATGCGTAAATATGGTTTGTCTACAGATATGGAGGCACGCCTTACTTCATTTATAAAGGAGAACGAAAATGATCATAAGTAA